The proteins below are encoded in one region of Sulfolobus islandicus Y.N.15.51:
- a CDS encoding IS110 family RNA-guided transposase, whose protein sequence is MELKVTNKAFAIDISQSKLTAAKGELVVEQEKSAVYVKEVKEFNHDNEGIEELIKFLGEYKEGIIEATGIYYFYLHEKLTEKGYKVTVINPLHLTEILGKKTDKLDAQRLLVAHMTGVIKGSYIPTGEIMELRELTRYRESLVEKTTQVKNEIRKILEFAGYKIQPFDKKGRKLLEKLVKGEGLSKEEKEELKEKLGRNLNDAEKLALKQLVELLKNLEKMIKEVEDMIISKIPKPVIELSKIPGIGLISAATIYAEFGDVSRFSSSKAARAYASFAPKTKQSGDSESHSGMIRGNKYLRRALYLVAKVARGLEPFKGYYERLIARGKSVTQATCALAGKLASICYHVIKDGVYKGVVKKSFRIPRGKEVNVKDFDVGDALDSLSP, encoded by the coding sequence ATGGAATTAAAAGTTACAAACAAGGCCTTCGCAATTGATATTTCACAAAGCAAACTAACAGCAGCAAAGGGAGAACTAGTAGTAGAACAAGAAAAATCAGCAGTATACGTCAAGGAGGTAAAGGAATTCAACCACGACAACGAGGGAATAGAGGAACTAATTAAATTCCTAGGAGAATATAAGGAAGGAATAATAGAGGCAACTGGAATATATTACTTCTACCTACACGAAAAACTAACGGAAAAAGGATACAAGGTAACAGTAATAAACCCACTACACCTAACAGAAATACTAGGGAAAAAGACAGACAAACTCGACGCACAAAGGTTACTAGTAGCACACATGACCGGAGTAATCAAGGGATCATACATACCAACAGGAGAAATAATGGAGCTAAGAGAACTAACGAGATATAGGGAAAGCTTAGTAGAGAAGACAACACAAGTAAAGAACGAGATAAGGAAAATATTAGAATTCGCGGGATATAAAATACAACCATTCGACAAGAAGGGAAGAAAACTACTTGAAAAGCTAGTAAAGGGGGAGGGACTAAGCAAGGAAGAGAAGGAGGAACTAAAAGAAAAACTAGGGAGAAACTTAAACGACGCGGAAAAACTAGCGTTAAAACAATTAGTTGAACTGTTAAAAAACTTGGAGAAAATGATTAAGGAGGTTGAGGATATGATAATTTCCAAGATTCCAAAACCAGTAATTGAGTTGAGTAAGATCCCCGGAATTGGTTTGATTAGTGCTGCAACTATTTACGCTGAGTTCGGTGATGTTTCCCGTTTTTCCAGTTCTAAGGCTGCTAGGGCTTATGCAAGCTTTGCACCCAAAACTAAGCAGAGTGGTGATAGCGAGTCTCACTCCGGTATGATTAGGGGTAATAAGTATTTGCGTAGAGCTCTCTACTTGGTTGCCAAGGTTGCTAGGGGTCTTGAGCCTTTTAAAGGGTATTATGAGAGGCTTATTGCTAGGGGGAAGAGTGTTACTCAAGCTACTTGTGCTCTTGCCGGAAAGCTTGCAAGCATTTGTTATCATGTTATAAAGGACGGTGTTTACAAGGGAGTTGTCAAGAAGAGTTTTAGGATTCCTAGGGGTAAGGAAGTTAATGTCAAGGACTTCGACGTGGGAGACGCGCTAGACTCGTTATCCCCATAG
- a CDS encoding IS5 family transposase — protein MGKSKYKRDWHKYDENVITRYTLMFPFYVFEHWWELLAEENRNAKKTYKAPKEFNDFLAFLHLFLPYRAIEGVLRALERLKIIPTSLDYSTIWERVRNMNIKFPEANDQLEVIADATGISTNKGGQYIIAKWGKTKDSKFLKIEIVMDKDQFNVINAEVTSNEVETAVKTVKDLQDKGKKFYGDKAYDANEVYKTGVEVVAPPRKNASTRRGHPARRKAVREFKRLGYNRWREEKGYGVRWRIESLLSAVKRTFGESVRATRHYMLTPLTNLWG, from the coding sequence ATGGGAAAGAGTAAGTACAAGAGGGATTGGCACAAGTACGACGAGAACGTTATAACGAGATATACCCTAATGTTCCCCTTCTACGTCTTCGAACACTGGTGGGAATTACTAGCAGAAGAGAATAGGAATGCCAAGAAAACCTACAAGGCGCCAAAGGAGTTCAACGACTTCCTAGCGTTCCTGCACTTGTTCCTACCTTATAGGGCCATAGAAGGAGTATTGAGAGCACTAGAGAGACTGAAAATCATCCCAACAAGCCTAGACTACTCAACAATATGGGAAAGAGTAAGAAACATGAACATAAAATTCCCAGAGGCAAATGACCAACTTGAAGTAATAGCAGACGCAACGGGAATAAGCACAAACAAGGGAGGACAATACATTATAGCAAAATGGGGAAAAACCAAGGACTCAAAATTCCTCAAGATCGAAATAGTAATGGATAAGGACCAATTCAACGTAATAAACGCTGAAGTAACCAGCAACGAGGTTGAGACTGCAGTTAAGACAGTTAAGGATTTACAAGATAAGGGAAAGAAGTTTTATGGAGATAAAGCTTATGATGCTAATGAGGTTTACAAGACTGGGGTTGAGGTTGTTGCCCCACCTAGGAAGAACGCTTCTACTAGGCGTGGCCATCCTGCTAGGAGAAAGGCTGTAAGGGAGTTCAAGAGGTTGGGTTATAATCGTTGGAGGGAGGAGAAGGGTTACGGTGTTAGGTGGAGGATTGAGTCCTTATTATCTGCTGTGAAGCGTACTTTTGGGGAATCTGTTAGGGCTACAAGGCACTACATGCTGACGCCTCTAACAAACCTATGGGGATAA